In Rosa chinensis cultivar Old Blush chromosome 1, RchiOBHm-V2, whole genome shotgun sequence, a genomic segment contains:
- the LOC112169850 gene encoding serine/threonine-protein kinase PCRK1 → MDPYTQLTSTHGLRVFQLSELEKATKNFSSSRYVGGGDFGAEIFKGVIKNANKTKLHVLVYRITRGPTLEAKSDEEWAGELTKQVSAIDDHPNFVKVVGYCATRYKKKKGHVEPVRFIVEEDACNGNLHDYLHEGRHQPLSWAKRLNILRDVARGLAYFHDSLDNKILSFKSSNILLDENVNAKLSEYATATLGPFDENLMDVTCVSVSYEAPELLLRGDLTSKSNVWSYGVFILEVITGNQPSDGNLTKKLKKLWSSDRNKLEKMIDPKLKGRYSAESAMALAALAADHCLQEEPNKRPKMSEVLAMVSTMAETAEI, encoded by the exons ATGGATCCCTACACGCAACTCACCAGTACACACGGCCTCAGAGTCTTCCAACTCTCAGAGCTCGAGAAGGCCACCAAGAATTTCAGCTCGTCTCGCTACGTTGGAGGGGGAGATTTTGGAGCTGAGATCTTTAAGGGAGTGATCAAGAAtgccaacaaaacaaaacttcaTGTACTGGTCTATAGGATCACCCGAGGACCTACTCTTGAGGCAAAA AGCGACGAAGAGTGGGCGGGGGAGCTCACAAAACAAGTATCAGCTATTGACGATCATCCAAACTTCGTTAAAGTGGTGGGATATTGTGCCACTCgatacaagaagaagaagggacaTGTAGAGCCTGTACGATTTATAGTGGAAGAAGATGCATGCAATGGAAATTTACATGACTATCTACATGAGGGGCGGCATCAACCTCTTTCATGGGCAAAGAGGCTCAACATACTCCGAGATGTTGCTCGTGGTTTGGCTTATTTTCATGATTCATTAGATAACAAG ATACTGTCTTTTAAGTCCTCTAACATACTCTTGGATGAGAACGTAAATGCCAAATTGTCAGAGTACGCGACAGCAACACTAGGTCCTTTCGATGAAAACTTGATG GACGTTACATGTGTTTCTGTGAGTTATGAAGCTCCTGAACTCCTTCTAAGAGGCGACTTGACGTCCAAGAGCAACGTGTGGAGCTATGGCGTCTTTATCTTGGAGGTCATAACTGGTAACCAGCCATCTGATGGAAACCTGACGAAAAAGTTGAAGAAATTATGGAGCTCCGACAGAAACAAGTTGGAGAAGATGATAGACCCCAAGCTTAAAGGAAGGTATTCTGCAGAATCGGCAATGGCACTAGCAGCACTTGCAGCTGATCATTGCTTGCAGGAAGAGCCAAACAAGCGACCAAAAATGAGTGAGGTCCTTGCAATGGTGTCTACAATGGCAGAGACAGCAGAAATTTGA
- the LOC112182360 gene encoding ABC transporter G family member 24: MSLKKLKASNFGSFLVLGILALSLVNLVQSQDVDDYDGIDNPAVLPLITQIVYGRISNVTAVLSREISNRSSFCVKDPEADWNQAFNFSNNLEFLTSCIQKTKGDITQRLCTAAEMRFYFNNFFVKAESANYLKPNQNCNITSWVSGCEPGWACSVGQDQQVDLKNAQNVPPRTQNCQPCCEGFFCPHGLTCMIPCPSGAYCPMATLNRATGICEPYIYQLPPGQPNHTCGGANIWADVVSSGELFCSAGSYCPTTVKRIPCSSGHYCRMGSTDEKRCFKLTSCDANTANQNIHAYGIMLIAALITLLLIIYNCSDQVLITRGRRLAKSREKAAKSAREMAKARQRWKGAKDAAKKHASGLQAHLSRTFSRKKDTQDPEKLKILNEPKPDMDDDLPTPPQPSRSNVSPSTSVPPKGKKKEPSELMQIMRKIEDDPENYKGFSIGGEDTNVGNVPKGKQIHTHTQIFDYAYAQIEKEKAQQQDYKDLTFSGVVKMATNNEVRKRPLIEISFKDLTLTLKSKNKHLLRCVTGKIKPGRITAVMGPSGAGKTTFLSALAGKAIGCNMTGLILVNGRNVSIHSYKKIIGFVPQDDIVHGNLTVEENLWFSAKCRLSVDLSKPDKVLVVERAIESLGLQTVRDSLVGTVEKRGISGGQRKRVNVGLEMVMEPSLLILDEPTSGLDSASSQLLLRALRREALEGVNICMVVHQPSYALFKMFDELVLLAKGGLTVYHGSAKQVEEYFSSLGINVPDRINPPDHYIDILEGMVTTERSSGVNYRDLPLRWMLYNGYSVPPDMRPSAAQLELPSMDENLIHETNPDGAQIEEQSFAEELWQDVRTNVELHREKIRLNFLKSKDMSNRRTPGVFLQYRYFLGRLGKQRLREARIQAVDYLILLLAGACLGSLAKVSDQNFGALGYTYTIIAVSLLCKIAALRSFSLDRLQYWRESASGMSSLAYFLAKDTVDHFNTLIKPFVYLSMFYFFTNPRSSFADNYVVLLCLVYCVTGIAYALAIFFEQGAAQLSSVLLPVVLTLIATRPQDGQILKNLANVCYPKWALEAFVIANAERYSGVWLITRCGALLESGYNLNDWSLCIIVLIFTGFVSRVIAFLCMVTFQKK; this comes from the exons ATGAGCTTGAAGAAGctcaaagcttcaaactttgGCTCATTTCTTGTACTGGGAATCTTAGCTTTGAGCTTGGTTAACTTGGTGCAGAGCCAAGATGTGGATGACTATGATGGAATTGACAACCCTGCAGTTCTTCCATTGATCACTCAGATTGTGTATGGAAGAATTTCAAATGTTACAGCAGTTCTCAGTAGGGAGATTAGCAATCGTTCCAGCTTCTGTGTGAAAGACCC GGAAGCTGATTGGAACCAGGCATTTAATTTTTCGAACAATTTGGAGTTCTTAACTTCATGCATTCAAAAGACTAAAG GAGATATTACTCAGCGCTTGTGTACAGCAGCAGAGATGAGGTTTTATTTCAACAATTTCTTTGTAAAGGCTGAGAGTGCAAATTACTTGAAACCTAACCAGAACTGTAATATAACCTCCTGGGTTTCTGGGTGTGAGCCAGGATGGGCTTGTAGTGTTGGCCAAGATCAGCAGGTTGACCTCAAAAATGCACAGAACGTGCCTCCTAGAACTCAGAACTGCCAGCCTTGTTGTGAGGGTTTCTTTTGTCCCCATGGTCTCACATGCATGATAC CTTGCCCATCGGGTGCTTACTGTCCCATGGCAACCCTGAACAGAGCAACCGGTATTTGTGAACC GTACATTTACCAGCTACCTCCTGGGCAACCAAACCATACTTGTGGAGGAGCAAATATATGGGCTGATGTTGTGAGTAGTGGTGAATTATTCTGTTCAGCTGGATCATATTGTCCAACCACTGTGAAAAGAATTCCTTGCAGTAGTGG ACATTACTGCCGGATGGGTTCTACAGATGAGAAAC GCTGTTTCAAGTTGACTTCCTGTGATGCAAACACTGCAAATCAAAATATTCATGCATACGGGATAATGCTTATT GCAGCTTTGATCACTCTGCTGCTCATTATTTACAATTGTTCTGACCAAGTACTCATCACTAGGGGGAGGAGACTGGCCAAATCTCGGGAGAAAGCAGCCAAAAGTGCAAGGGAAATGGCCAAAGCACGCCAAAGATGGAAAGGTGCAAAAGATGCTGCTAAGAAGCATGCAAGTGGTTTGCAAGCTCATTTATCACGCACATTTTCTCGGAAAAAGGACACTCAAGATCCTGAGAAACTTAAGATTTTGAATGAGCCAAAACCGGACATGGATGATGATCTGCCTACACCTCCACAGCCAAGTAGATCAAATGTCTCACCATCCACATCTGTGCCACCAaagggaaagaaaaaggaaCCTAGTGAGCTCATGCAGATTATGCGTAAAATTGAAGATGACCCGGAGAATTATAAAGGTTTCAGTATTGGAGGTGAGGACACAAATGTAGGAAATGTGCCGAAAGGAAAGCAAATACATACTCATACACAAATCTTCGATTATGCTTATGCTCAGATTGAGAAAGAGAAGGCTCAGCAGCAAGACTACAAGGATCTTACCTTCTCTGGGGTGGTTAAAATGGCTACTAACAATGAAGTACGGAAAAGGCCTCtaattgagatttctttcaagGACCTTACACTGACTTTGAAATCAAAAAATAAGCATCTACTGAGGTGTGTAACTGGTAAAATAAAGCCCGGCCGCATTACTGCAGTCATGGGTCCATCAGGGGCTGGAAAAACAACATTTCTTTCTGCCCTAGCTGGAAAAGCGATTGGATGCAATATGACTGGTTTAATTCTTGTAAATGGTAGGAATGTATCAATCCATTCATATAAGAAAATCATAGGTTTTGTGCCACAAGATGATATTGTGCATGGAAACTTGACCGTGGAAGAGAATCTATGGTTCAGTGCAAAGTGCAG gtTATCAGTGGACTTATCAAAACCAGATAAAGTTCTAGTGGTTGAAAGAGCTATCGAGTCCTTAGGGCTCCAGACGGTACGTGATTCCTTGGTTGGAACAGTAGAAAAGCGAGGGATATCTGGAGGCCAGAGGAAACGTGTAAATGTTGGTTTGGAAATGGTTATGGAACCTTCACTTTTGATTTTGGATGAACCCACATCTGGTTTGGACAGTGCCTCTTCTCAGCTACTTCTTAGAGCACTTAGACGGGAAGCTCTTGAAGGGGTAAACATCTGCATGGTGGTTCACCAACCTAG CTATGCCTTGTTCAAGATGTTTGATGAGTTAGTACTCCTGGCAAAAGGTGGCCTAACTGTCTATCATGGATCAGCAAAGCAAGTAGAAGAATACTTCTCAAGCCTTGGGATCAATGTCCCAGACCGCATCAACCCTCCGGACCACTACATTGACATTTTGGAGGGTATGGTAACAACAGAAAGAAGTTCAGGAGTGAATTATAGAGATCTTCCCCTCAGATGGATGCTTTATAATGGGTACTCAGTACCCCCCGATATGAGGCCAAGTGCTGCTCAACTTGAATTGCCCTCAATGGATGAAAATTTAATTCATGAAACTAATCCTGATGGTGCTCAGATAGAGGAACAATCTTTTGCTGAAGAGTTATGGCAAGATGTAAGAACTAATGTGGAGCTGCATCGTGAGAAGATACGTCTCAATTTCTTGAAATCTAAGGATATGTCTAACCGGAGAACTCCAGGTGTATTTCTGCAATACAGATACTTCCTAGGAAG ACTTGGTAAGCAGAGACTTAGAGAAGCTCGGATACAGGCAGTAGATTATTTGATTTTATTACTTGCTGGAGCCTGCTTAGGATCACTTGCAAAAGTGAGCGATCAGAACTTTGGTGCACTTGGTTACACATACACCATCATTGCAGTTT CTCTACTGTGTAAGATTGCGGCTTTGAGATCATTTTCCCTGGATAGATTACAATATTGGAGAGAGAGCGCATCTGGGATGAGCAGCTTGGCTTATTTTCTTGCTAAGGATACAGTCGACCATTTTAATACATTGATCAAACCTTTCGTGTATCTGTCCATGTTCTACTTCTTCACCAACCCAAGATCTAGCTTTGCAGATAATTATGTTGTTCTGCTCTGCCTTGTGTACTGTGTAACTGGCATAGCCTATGCACTAGCAATATTTTTCGAACAAGGTGCAGCCCAGCTA TCATCGGTCCTCCTTCCAGTTGTTTTGACACTTATAGCAACACGGCCTCAAGATGGTCAGATTCTAAAGAATTTAGCCAATGTCTGCTACCCTAAGTGGGCTTTGGAAGCATTTGTGATTGCAAATGCTGAAAG GTATTCTGGAGTATGGCTAATAACTCGGTGCGGGGCACTTTTGGAAAGTGGCTATAATCTGAATGATTGGAGTCTTTGTATAATAGTCCTCATCTTCACAGGGTTTGTTAGCCGTGTGATAGCTTTCCTTTGCATGGTGACTTTTCAGAAGAAGTGA
- the LOC112182359 gene encoding OVARIAN TUMOR DOMAIN-containing deubiquitinating enzyme 12, protein MLYKNMANWNLDQDVVRWGLHHLLDCTLSNDFSRSTVTEYQWDSSQVECVNEGYVEPCSVENDEVLARALQEELSRLAKEEAAGVSSYGDAPLQASILAQDWLGPSSRHNGSGLENVQDAVLDFGRMMDNDDYRNQENEGDGPRRNGNGEAYENSDGEHSVDGEDFLHPWDITDEYALDGEVGRRLNQMVPVPHIPKTNEKIPTVDEEISDHQRLIERLKLYELVECKISGDGNCQFRALSDQLYRSSEYHGLVRDQIIQQLKNHPEIYDGYVPMGYVDYIKKMSKSGEWGDHVTLQAAADSYGVKIFVITSFKDTCYIEILPHVSKSSRVICLSFWAEVHYNSIYPEGELPPPSLQKKKHWWNF, encoded by the exons ATGTTATACAAGAACATGGCAAATTGGAACCTTGATCAGGATGTTGTTCGTTGGGGTTTGCATCATCTCTTGGATTGTACCCTTTCGAATGATTTTTCTCGAAGTACTGTTACTGAATATCAATGGGACTCTAGTCAAGTAGAGTGTGTAAACGAAGGTTATGTTGAGCCTTGTAGTGTGGAGAACGATGAGGTTTTAGCTCGTGCGTTGCAAGAAGAGCTATCTAGACTTGCAAAGGAAGAGGCCGCGGGAGTTTCTAGTTACGGAGATGCGCCTTTGCAAGCGTCGATTCTTGCACAGGATTGGCTCGGTCCTTCAAGCAGACACAATGGTTCTG GGCTTGAAAATGTTCAGGATGCAGTGTTAGATTTTGGCAGGATGATGGACAACGATGATTATAGAAATCAGGAAAATGAGGGGGATGGTCCTAGGAGAAAtggaaatggggaagcatatgAAAACAGTGATGGAGAGCACTCGGTGGATGGGGAAGACTTTTTGCATCCGTGGGATATAACAGATGAGTATGCTCTTGATGGTGAAGTAGGGAGAAGATTGAATCAGATGGTTCCTGTTCCT CATATTCCTAAAACGAATGAGAAAATACCCACAGTTGATGAAGAGATATCAGATCATCAGAGGCTTATTGAAAG ACTGAAGTTGTATGAGTTGGTGGAGTGTAAGATCTCGGGAGATGGGAACTGTCAG TTTCGCGCTTTATCAGATCAACTATATCGTTCTTCTGAATACCATGGCCTTGTAAGAGATCAAATTATTCAACAG CTCAAGAATCACCCCGAAATATATGATGGTTATGTTCCGATGGGTTATGTTGATTACATAAAGAAAATGAGCAA GAGTGGTGAATGGGGCGACCATGTCACGTTGCAGGCTGCTGCAGATTCG TATGGTGTCAAGATATTTGTTATCACTTCTTTCAAGGATACATGCTATATTGAGATCCTTCCACATGTTTCAAAATCTAGTAGAG TTATCTGCTTGAGCTTTTGGGCTGAGGTGCACTACAATTCTATCTATCCTGAAGGAG AACTTCCTCCGCCCAGCTTACAGAAAAAGAAGCATTGGTGGAACTTCTAA
- the LOC112182834 gene encoding serine/threonine-protein kinase PCRK1 has protein sequence MKCFYFYNKEKNDEPKTTKSPSGHSTSSFFSLDRDPRRSEFNSQDVSEFSTTSSVKSFAAMSQRQSNLREFTCAELKAATKNFSLSLMLGEGGFGGVYRGIIRSAQDPHKKIDVAVKQLSKRGLQGHKEWVTEVNVLGIVEHQNLVKLLGYCAEDDERGIQRLLIYEYMPNRSVQDHLTSRFQIALPWVTRVKIAQDAARGLAYLHEEMEFQIIFRDFKSSNILLDEHWNAKLSDFGLARLGPSDGVSHVSTAVVGTVGYAAPEYIQTGHLTSKSDVWSYGIFLFELITGRRPVDRNRPKNEQKLLEWVRAHLSADSKKFQLIMDPRLEGKYSLKAAQKLAAVANRCLVRQPRSRPKMSEVLEMINRIVETTTDMGSPQKLPSESLEHSKDEFLTESKREILRRKFVDPLIGENGCLNLQIWRPKILKTC, from the exons ATGAAGTGTTTTTATTTCTACAACAAAGAGAAGAATGATGAACCAAAGACTACCAAGTCTCCTTCTGGTCATTCcacttcctctttcttttcacTTGATCGCGATCCAAGAAGATCAGAGTTTAATTCTCAGGATGTCTCGGAATTTAGCACAACATCCTCTGTCAAATCATTTGCAGCAATGTCTCAAAGACAGAGCAACCTAAGAGAATTCACATGTGCGGAGCTGAAAGCAGCAACAAAGAATTTTAGCCTCTCCCTCATGCTTGGAGAGGGTGGGTTTGGTGGTGTGTATAGAGGTATCATCAGGAGTGCACAAGATCCACATAAGAAGATAGATGTCGCTGTTAAACAACTGAGTAAAAGGGGATTGCAG GGCCACAAAGAGTGGGTGACTGAAGTTAATGTTTTAGGGATTGTTGAGCATCAAAATCTTGTCAAATTACTGGGCTACTGCGCTGAGGATGATGAAAGAGGGATCCAGAGGCTCCTGATATATGAATACATGCCCAACAGGAGTGTACAAGATCACTTAACAAGCCGGTTTCAGATTGCACTCCCTTGGGTCACAAGAGTCAAAATAGCACAGGATGCTGCTCGAGGATTAGCATACctccatgaagaaatggaatTTCAG ATTATCTTCAGGGATTTCAAGTCTTCAAACATACTTTTGGATGAACATTGGAATGCAAAGTTATCTGACTTTGGATTAGCACGGCTGGGGCCTTCAGACGGAGTGAGCCACGTCTCTACTGCC GTTGTTGGAACAGTTGGATATGCAGCTCCTGAATACATTCAAACAGGACATCTCACGTCGAAAAGTGATGTGTGGAGTTACGGCATTTTCCTTTTTGAACTCATCACAGGAAGGCGGCCTGTGGACCGAAACCGCCCCAAGAATGAGCAAAAGCTCTTGGAATGGGTGAGAGCACATCTGTCTGCAGATTCAAAAAAGTTTCAGCTTATTATGGATCCAAGGCTCGAAGGGAAGTATTCCCTCAAGGCTGCACAAAAGCTAGCAGCTGTGGCCAACCGGTGCTTGGTTAGACAGCCGAGATCACGTCCTAAAATGAGTGAAGTACTGGAGATGATAAATAGAATTGTGGAGACGACAACAGATATGGGAAGCCCTCAAAAACTCCCTTCAGAGAGTTTAGAGCACTCCAAAGATGAATTTTTGACAGAATCCAAAAGGGAGATTTTGAGAAGGAAGTTTGTGGATCCACTTATTGGAGAGAATGGTTGCTTGAATTTGCAAATATGGAGACCCAAGATATTGAAGACATGTTGA